A window of Gambusia affinis linkage group LG03, SWU_Gaff_1.0, whole genome shotgun sequence contains these coding sequences:
- the htr1aa gene encoding 5-hydroxytryptamine (serotonin) receptor 1A a — translation MDFLTSSNGSNATGGYPEGMDVVADWIGGNNATESRFQPDLVLAYQIITSLLLGALILCSIFGNACVVAAIALERSLQNVANYLIGSLAVTDLMVSVLVLPMAALYQVLNKWTLGQEICDLFISLDVLCCTSSILHLCAIALDRYWAITDPIDYVNKRTPKRAALLISATWLIGFSISIPPMLGWRSAEDRANPDACMISQDPGYTIYSTFGAFYIPLILMLVLYGRIFRAARFRIRKTVKKTEKAKVSDKCLAVSPAIFHKKSNGETRGKGWRRCDESKSSSPCVNGAVKHGEEGESMEIIEVISNSKTHLPLPNTPQSSSHGYENMNERNSGAKRKLALSRERKTVKTLGIIMGTFIVCWLPFFIVALVLPFCAESCYMPDWLGAVINWLGYSNSLLNPIIYAYFNKDFQSAFKKIIKCKFHRP, via the coding sequence ATGGATTTTCTAACGAGCAGCAACGGCAGCAATGCCACCGGCGGTTACCCCGAAGGGATGGACGTGGTCGCCGACTGGATCGGGGGAAACAACGCTACGGAGTCTAGGTTTCAACCCGATCTGGTGCTTGCTTACCAGATAATCACCTCTCTGCTCCTGGGGGCCCTCATCCTCTGCTCCATATTTGGCAACGCGTGCGTTGTGGCAGCCATCGCCCTGGAGAGATCTCTCCAGAATGTGGCAAACTATCTGATTGGATCTTTGGCCGTTACAGACCTGATGGTGTCGGTGTTGGTTTTACCTATGGCAGCCCTGTACCAGGTTCTAAATAAGTGGACTTTGGGGCAGGAGATCTGTGACTTATTCATCTCCCTGGATGTGTTGTGCTGCACATCCTCCATCCTGCATCTGTGCGCAATCGCCTTGGACAGGTACTGGGCCATAACAGACCCCATTGATTATGTAAATAAACGAACACCAAAGCGAGCAGCGCTCTTGATTTCCGCAACTTGGCTGATCGGATTCTCCATCTCCATCCCACCCATGTTAGGATGGAGGAGCGCCGAGGACAGGGCGAACCCAGACGCATGCATGATCAGCCAGGATCCAGGCTACACCATCTACTCCACCTTCGGGGCTTTTTACATTCCCCTCATCCTCATGCTAGTCTTGTACGGCAGAATATTCAGGGCCGCTCGGTTTCGGATTCGAAAAACGGTTAAGAAAACAGAGAAGGCGAAAGTTTCGGACAAGTGTTTGGCCGTGTCTCCGGCAATCTTCCACAAGAAAAGCAATGGGGAGACTCGTGGAAAAGGCTGGAGGCGCTGCGACGAGTCCAAATCCAGCTCTCCGTGCGTAAACGGCGCTGTGAAGCACGGAGAGGAGGGCGAGTCGATGGAGATTATAGAAGTTATCAGCAACTCCAAGACGCACCTGCCTCTGCCTAACACCCCTCAGTCATCCTCTCATGGTTATGAGAACATGAACGAGAGGAACTCGGGAGCAAAAAGAAAGCTTGCGCTCTCCAGGGAACGCAAAACTGTGAAGACGCTGGGGATCATCATGGGAACATTCATTGTGTGCTGGCTGCCGTTTTTCATTGTGGCGCTCGTTCTGCCTTTCTGCGCGGAGAGCTGCTACATGCCCGACTGGCTGGGTGCCGTTATCAACTGGCTGGGCTACTCAAACTCCCTCCTTAACCCCATTATATACGCCTATTTTAACAAAGACTTTCAAAGTGCATTCAAGAAGATCATAAAGTGCAAATTCCACAGACCATGA